One window from the genome of Dyella sp. A6 encodes:
- the cydB gene encoding cytochrome d ubiquinol oxidase subunit II, whose protein sequence is MELYASLQVIWWLLLGVLLLALGVMMGMDMGVGTILRYVGRNDTERRVALNVIGPHWEGNQVWFVLGGGAAFAAFPLIYATAFSGFYVVMLLLLWSMILRPLAFEYRRKLPSQGWRNMWDWALLISGLVPMVVFGAAFGNLFQGVPFHFDWSITSTYTGSFLGLLNPFAILCGLLSLSMSVFMGSVTLMNGAEGAIYDRARSLTRVAAIAAIVLFAIGGFWVHGMSGYVMGSNPGAGVPQTPLQQTVTMAAGAWFTNFRAHPVLWLVPAIGFAGMLLGMLAAYANRSHLAWWLGALAWLGVIGTAGVALFPFLLPSSSVPAQSLTVWNASSSRLTLSWMLGFAAVFVPLIVWYTSWAFYVMRGKVTAADIAADEHAY, encoded by the coding sequence ATGGAACTGTATGCTTCGCTTCAGGTGATCTGGTGGTTGCTGCTCGGCGTGCTGCTGCTCGCCCTGGGCGTGATGATGGGTATGGACATGGGCGTGGGTACCATCCTGCGTTACGTGGGCCGCAACGACACCGAGCGCCGCGTGGCGCTGAACGTCATCGGTCCGCACTGGGAGGGCAACCAGGTCTGGTTCGTGCTTGGTGGCGGCGCCGCATTCGCGGCCTTTCCGCTCATCTACGCCACCGCGTTCTCGGGTTTCTACGTGGTGATGCTCCTGCTGCTGTGGAGCATGATCTTGCGTCCGCTCGCCTTCGAGTACCGCCGGAAGCTGCCTTCGCAAGGCTGGCGCAACATGTGGGACTGGGCACTGCTCATCAGCGGCCTGGTGCCTATGGTGGTGTTCGGTGCGGCCTTCGGCAACCTGTTCCAGGGCGTGCCGTTCCACTTCGACTGGAGCATCACCTCGACCTATACCGGCTCGTTCCTTGGCCTGCTGAATCCGTTCGCGATCCTGTGCGGACTGCTGTCGCTGTCGATGTCGGTGTTCATGGGTTCGGTCACCCTGATGAACGGGGCCGAGGGCGCGATCTACGACAGGGCACGCAGCCTGACGCGGGTGGCGGCGATCGCGGCGATCGTGCTGTTCGCCATCGGTGGCTTCTGGGTGCACGGCATGTCCGGCTATGTGATGGGCTCGAATCCGGGGGCGGGCGTTCCACAGACGCCGCTGCAACAGACCGTGACAATGGCTGCCGGTGCCTGGTTCACGAACTTCCGTGCCCATCCGGTGCTGTGGCTGGTGCCGGCGATCGGCTTCGCCGGCATGCTGCTGGGCATGCTTGCCGCGTACGCCAACCGCTCGCACCTTGCCTGGTGGCTCGGTGCATTGGCCTGGCTAGGCGTGATCGGCACGGCCGGCGTGGCACTGTTCCCGTTCCTGCTGCCGTCCAGCAGCGTGCCGGCACAGAGCCTGACCGTGTGGAACGCCAGCTCCAGCCGGCTCACCCTGAGCTGGATGCTCGGTTTCGCGGCGGTCTTCGTGCCGCTGATCGTGTGGTACACCAGCTGGGCGTTCTACGTGATGCGCGGCAAGGTCACGGCTGCCGACATCGCGGCTGACGAACACGCTTACTGA
- the cydD gene encoding thiol reductant ABC exporter subunit CydD produces the protein MLSAPSAWLREQARPVRHLLTRGMLAGAAQAVLMCLGAWLVAHALSAAIFGGQGLHGLWPVLLALPLLALLRFGLTLWQRRLTFDAGARVSAQVRRALEQRLQVLGPRWAAQQSGGDQVTRLVDGVDALVPYYAGYLPQTALAVIVPALIVLVVLGADPWSALVLLVTAPLIPLFMVLAGQAAERASQRRWKQLRRMGAHFMDALSGLTTLRLFRAVARERELLAATGEAYRRDTMAVLRVAFLSALVLEFFATVSIAVLAVLIGFRLMWGKLGFEPGLFVLLLAPEFFLPLRSLGTQRHRRMDAVAAAEDLVALLAMPVDSEPVPSADRESHAAMPMDTIRIAFEHVVFGYDADRSVLQGVDLAIPAGTSLTVVGTSGSGKSTLLALLMGFAQPDGGRILVNGQDLVGLDMPAWRRHIAWVPQRAHVFHGSLRDNLLLAAPDADRVTLERALQAAVLGPLVARLPQGLDTPLGERGEGLSGGERQRLALARAWLRDVPLLLLDEPMQHLDAATAAAVDGALARLALGRTVIRVAHRLDAIGEHEQVAVMAQGRVVETGIAAELRTKGGAFARLLAADRAA, from the coding sequence ATGCTGAGTGCGCCTTCCGCCTGGTTGCGTGAGCAGGCCCGCCCGGTGCGGCACCTGCTCACGCGCGGCATGCTGGCCGGTGCCGCGCAGGCCGTACTGATGTGCCTGGGTGCCTGGCTGGTGGCCCACGCGCTGAGCGCTGCGATTTTCGGTGGCCAGGGCCTGCATGGACTCTGGCCGGTGCTGCTGGCGCTGCCGCTGCTGGCGCTGCTCCGTTTCGGCTTGACCCTGTGGCAGCGCCGGCTGACCTTCGACGCAGGCGCGCGTGTCAGCGCCCAGGTCCGCCGGGCGCTTGAACAGCGTCTGCAGGTGTTGGGTCCGCGCTGGGCCGCGCAGCAGTCCGGCGGCGACCAGGTCACCCGGCTGGTCGATGGTGTAGACGCACTGGTGCCCTATTACGCGGGCTATCTGCCGCAGACTGCGCTGGCGGTGATCGTGCCTGCGCTCATCGTGCTGGTGGTGCTCGGTGCCGATCCGTGGTCGGCGCTGGTGTTGCTGGTGACTGCACCGCTGATACCGCTGTTCATGGTGCTGGCGGGGCAGGCGGCAGAGCGGGCCAGCCAGCGTCGCTGGAAGCAACTGCGCCGCATGGGTGCACATTTCATGGATGCCTTGTCGGGCCTGACCACGCTGCGCCTGTTCCGTGCGGTCGCGCGCGAACGCGAGCTGCTGGCGGCCACCGGCGAGGCCTACCGTCGCGACACCATGGCGGTGCTGCGGGTGGCGTTCCTGTCGGCGCTGGTGCTGGAGTTCTTCGCCACGGTGAGCATCGCGGTGCTGGCGGTGCTGATCGGTTTCCGGCTGATGTGGGGCAAGCTGGGGTTCGAGCCCGGGTTGTTCGTGCTGCTGCTGGCGCCCGAATTCTTCCTGCCGCTGCGGTCGCTCGGTACCCAGCGGCATCGCCGCATGGACGCCGTGGCCGCCGCCGAAGACCTGGTGGCCCTGCTCGCCATGCCCGTCGACTCCGAGCCTGTGCCGTCGGCAGACCGGGAATCGCATGCCGCCATGCCGATGGACACGATCCGGATTGCGTTCGAACACGTCGTGTTCGGTTATGACGCCGACCGCAGCGTGCTGCAGGGCGTCGACCTGGCCATACCTGCCGGCACTTCACTGACTGTGGTCGGCACCAGTGGCAGCGGCAAGAGCACCCTGCTGGCCCTGCTGATGGGTTTTGCGCAGCCGGACGGCGGCCGCATCCTGGTCAACGGACAGGATCTGGTGGGACTGGACATGCCGGCATGGCGGCGACACATCGCATGGGTGCCGCAGCGTGCCCACGTGTTCCATGGCAGCCTGCGCGACAACCTGCTGCTGGCCGCGCCGGATGCCGACCGGGTGACACTGGAACGTGCGCTGCAGGCGGCGGTACTCGGGCCGCTGGTGGCCCGTCTTCCGCAGGGACTGGACACGCCGCTGGGCGAGCGCGGCGAGGGCCTCTCCGGGGGTGAACGCCAGCGGCTGGCGCTGGCACGGGCGTGGCTGCGCGACGTGCCGCTGCTGCTGCTGGACGAACCGATGCAACACCTCGATGCCGCCACCGCTGCCGCCGTCGATGGGGCTCTGGCGCGTCTCGCGCTCGGGCGCACGGTGATCCGCGTGGCGCACCGGCTGGATGCCATCGGCGAGCATGAACAGGTCGCCGTGATGGCCCAGGGGCGAGTGGTCGAGACCGGTATAGCCGCCGAACTCCGCACGAAGGGCGGCGCCTTCGCGCGCCTGCTGGCGGCGGATCGCGCGGCATGA
- the cydC gene encoding thiol reductant ABC exporter subunit CydC codes for MSDDRSDLLHRLLALPLRRDRAWMLAGTVVALLSTLSGIGLLAVSGHFITSMAIAGATGAAINYYTPAALIRLFAILRTGGRYIERLVTHEATLRVLARLRLWLFDRLVPLAPARLGGLRSAELFSRLRADVDALEHAYLGVAVPLLVAAGVTLVVLAVAAGFLPLFALALAVLCVIAGVLLPRWALRHGRADGEAAVRHAETLRMLAADGLQGRAELALYGAEAAHAERVAQVTVQLQQARARTDRLQATGSAGVTLAGQLAVVAALLLGIPAVGAAALAAPELTMLVLLSLGAFEAIAPLPEAWAQLGAMLASARPVFALADTLPAVTEPATASPAVRDSGIAMRQLRLRHGTDTRWALDGVDLDLPPGRRLALVGPSGAGKSSLVGALLRFLPYEGTITLGGVSLDAWHGNDVRARIAVVDQQPYLFGASLRDNLRVARPDASDEAILAALEQAQLGDYVASLPHGLTTWVGENGVRVSGGEARRIAIARALLADAPVLVLDEPLEGLDAGTAADLYRALSVATRGRSVLLITHRLGGLSTLVDEVASIREGRVVGCVSTGDYLGQRSSGHSCVA; via the coding sequence ATGAGCGACGATCGCTCCGATCTTCTGCATCGCTTGCTGGCCCTGCCGTTGCGGCGCGACCGGGCGTGGATGCTGGCCGGCACCGTGGTGGCCTTGCTCAGCACGCTTTCGGGCATCGGCCTGCTGGCGGTGTCCGGCCATTTCATCACCAGCATGGCGATCGCCGGTGCGACCGGCGCGGCGATCAACTACTACACGCCCGCGGCCTTGATCCGGCTGTTCGCGATCCTGCGTACCGGTGGTCGTTACATCGAGCGACTGGTGACCCACGAGGCCACCCTGCGGGTGCTGGCGCGGTTGCGCCTCTGGCTGTTCGATCGGCTGGTACCGCTGGCACCGGCGCGGCTGGGCGGCCTGCGCAGTGCCGAGCTGTTCTCGCGCCTGCGCGCCGACGTGGATGCACTGGAACATGCCTACCTGGGGGTGGCCGTGCCGCTGCTGGTGGCCGCCGGCGTGACCCTGGTGGTGCTGGCGGTAGCGGCCGGTTTCCTGCCGCTGTTCGCGCTTGCGCTGGCCGTGCTGTGCGTGATCGCCGGCGTGCTATTGCCGCGCTGGGCGTTGCGGCATGGCCGCGCCGACGGCGAAGCCGCGGTGCGTCATGCCGAAACCCTGCGCATGCTGGCCGCAGACGGCTTGCAGGGCCGTGCCGAGCTGGCGCTGTACGGTGCCGAAGCGGCGCATGCCGAACGCGTGGCGCAGGTGACCGTGCAGCTGCAGCAGGCGCGCGCGCGGACCGACCGCCTGCAGGCCACTGGCAGTGCAGGCGTCACGCTGGCGGGGCAGTTGGCGGTCGTCGCTGCGCTGCTGCTCGGCATTCCGGCGGTGGGCGCAGCCGCACTGGCCGCACCCGAGCTGACCATGCTGGTGCTGCTGTCGCTGGGAGCCTTCGAGGCGATCGCGCCGCTGCCGGAGGCGTGGGCGCAGCTGGGTGCCATGCTGGCATCGGCGCGGCCGGTGTTCGCGCTGGCCGACACGCTGCCGGCAGTGACCGAGCCGGCGACTGCCAGCCCGGCAGTGCGCGACAGCGGCATCGCGATGCGCCAGCTGCGCCTGCGTCACGGCACGGATACCCGCTGGGCGCTCGATGGCGTGGATCTCGATCTGCCGCCGGGCCGGCGGCTGGCGCTGGTCGGTCCCTCGGGGGCGGGCAAGTCCAGCCTGGTCGGCGCGCTGCTGCGTTTTCTGCCCTATGAAGGGACGATCACCCTGGGTGGCGTATCGCTGGATGCGTGGCACGGCAACGACGTGCGCGCCCGCATCGCGGTGGTCGACCAGCAGCCTTACCTGTTCGGTGCCAGCCTGCGCGACAACCTGCGCGTCGCGCGCCCCGACGCCAGCGACGAGGCCATCCTTGCGGCGCTGGAGCAGGCCCAGCTGGGTGACTACGTGGCGAGTCTGCCGCATGGCCTGACCACCTGGGTGGGGGAGAACGGAGTACGCGTGTCCGGTGGCGAGGCACGGCGCATCGCGATCGCGCGCGCGCTGCTCGCGGACGCGCCGGTGCTGGTGCTGGACGAACCGCTGGAGGGGCTGGATGCGGGCACGGCGGCGGACCTCTACCGTGCCTTGAGCGTGGCCACGCGGGGGCGCAGCGTGCTGCTCATCACGCACCGCCTGGGCGGCCTGTCCACGCTGGTGGACGAGGTGGCCAGCATCCGCGAGGGGCGTGTCGTCGGCTGCGTTTCCACCGGCGATTACCTAGGGCAGCGGTCGAGCGGGCACAGCTGCGTGGCGTGA